From the genome of Syngnathoides biaculeatus isolate LvHL_M chromosome 4, ASM1980259v1, whole genome shotgun sequence:
ATATGGTGtaaattttgtaaaatataaaattgctTTATTAAAATGGAAATTTCTAAAGTATaactgaaagattttttttaaataattggttaATGAATTACTATTACGTTAAATATGAATTACAacttgaagaaaaatattttaaaaatatcattacaATAAGAAATATAtctgacatttttaatttaatgaataAGAATAACAATTTACTAGTTGATTAATTACAAATCCGAACAGGGAAATttgattttttctttattatctAAAATAACCTATTTTACTtccttttatttgtaatttttaccTCACGTACGATTGATTAGGGCCATGAGTTTAATTTAATACTCCAATGGGCCCTTGAGCGCAAAAGCCGAAGCCGGtcgaccccccaccccatcgTCATAGTCAGCCCTCTTCACAACCCCCCCGCTTTTCTTCGCAGTGCCCCTCCTCAACCCTCAGCTTGAGGACGTCGTTCCCGATAGGGCTCCTGCACTGGCCCCGCCCACAGCTCCAGCTGCCCCCGCTGACCTGCAACAGAGGGAGCCCCTGCCGTCCGACCACCTATTCAATGACAACGTCAACCTGGAGTGGCGCCAGTGGAACGCATCTCTGCCCGACGGGGCGGTGGCCATCTACAACGGCTACACGGAGCGCACCGACTACGTGTGCATGTACAAGTGCCAGGCAGGCTTCTACAACCCCGCCCTTGGGCCCTACTGCCGCTACCCCTACGGTGACGCTGAGTACTACGCCCATGAGTTCCACATTCTGGTCAACAAGGACAACTTTGAGTTCCTTGAGTGGAAGGAAGGCTCCTACGGTTCCGTCCCATCGCACTCGGTCCGGACCTGCCTGGGCGGGGGCATTTATGTGGGCAGGAACAAGTACGGCCTGGGCAAGGTGGTACCGCAGTTCGAGGCCTTCTTCCTGCCATGGGAGGGTGATGAGTACTGGTACAAGTGGTACCAGGTCCTGACGATCAACCGGGACGCGTACACTCAGCACATCTCCCATGTTCAGTACGCCCTGGACCAGGTGGCCATCTTCCAGTACCCGCCCGAGACCATGCGCATCTCTGGCGTCACCAACAACGAGTGCCAGGTAACTTTGCTAACATTATGGTGATGAGCAGTACAGTATGATCTAAATCCGAAGACTGTTAAAATTAGATTACACAGATTACACAGAATATTTCCACAATTCCCCATCTAAGATTTCATGTTCAGCCTCTTAATTATTCACCCATTTGCAACTTTGCCAGGCAGTCACCAAAACGGTCACCATCTCCAAGACCACCGAGAAAGAAACCACCTGGAACATCGGGCGAGCCACCATGCTGGGCATCACTGGCAGCATCACGGCCAAGATCCCGCTCATCGGGTCAGGCGGTCTGGAGCTGAGCGGCGAGAAGACCCTGCAGTTCTCCCGCGGGACCACGCTGGTGGAGGCTCTCAGCCACTCGGTATCAGTGGAGCTGACCGTGCCCCCCAACCACTCGTGCCGGGTACGCATGGAGGGTCGTAAAGTCAAGGCCGACGTCCCTTACACCGCCCGCCTGAGCCGCACGTACCGCAACGGCGAGACCCAGTGGACGTCCGTGTCCGGCACCTACGACGGAGTCCAGATCGGGGAGGTGCGCGCGGTGGTGGACCGATGCCAGCCCGTGCAGGACGCCCAGCCGTGCCCGTCACCATGACAACCGTGATGCCATCACGCTCTTCTACCGAATCATCCGCaataaagatttaaaaacacGGTTCGCTTGGTTGTGTATGCCTTCTTAAGTAGGGTTTCAAGCAAAGGTTAAGGCTTCAAATTAGGGTTAGTAACTGGGGTTCGGGTTTCAGGTCTCTATCTGGATTCCAAACAATGGTTAGTGTTTGGAATTAAGCTTCAAACAAGAGGGGGTTTAGGTCTATCTTAGGGTTTTAAACCAGggttacaattaaaaaattggGCTACGGATTCGGGTTTGTAGTTGAACTAAGGTTAGAAACTAGGGTTAGGATTTgaagttaaggtttcaaatgagGGCTGCAATTTAGGGTTACTGTAGAGTTTCAAGCCTCATTTAGGATTTAAAGTGAAGTTTTCAAACTAGGGTATCGAATTACGGTTTGATGTTAGATATTAGGGCTAAGAGTCCAAGTCTGGATGTGGGTTAGAAATATTAGTTGGGAGTTAAAGTTTTGAATCAGAGTTTTAAGTTACAGTTTTAAATTAGAGTTTCAAGACCATTTTATCCTTGGTTTggggtttcaatttttttcaaattacggTTTTAAACCTGGGTTTGAATTTCAAGATGGGGTTAGGGTTCTCAAGTCAAGATTTGGATTTAAATTTAAAGATTTAAATGATGGTTTCAAACCTGAACAAGGCTTTCAAAGCAGGTTTAAggcttcaaattagggtttgaatTTAAACTATGCTTCGGATTTAAAATCAGGGTTTTAAGCTTGGCTTTGCACGACAAAAATGGGTCACGGTTTAAAGTTAGGGATTCAAATGATGCCTATAAAGGGGCATGGAGTTTGGTTTTCAAACCAGGGTTAAAGTttcaaattatggcttcaagtAAGGGTTAAGGTTTCATCCTCAGGTTCGAGCAGGGGGCAATGTTACAAAAATGTGTTACAGTCTaaagttaaggtttcaaatgagGATTTCAAAACAGAGTTAAGGTTTCAGGGTTGTGTGAAAACAATAGAAAATATGAATAAGACAGGGACTTCAACAGGTTCTAAttattcatcaatccattttctgagctgcttatcctcacaagagtcgcaggagtgctggagccaaactcagctgtcatcaggcaggagacggggtacacccttaagtCCTtaagtcgccagccaatcacagggcacatggagacaaacaagccCACCCACTCCGAATCagaatttagtctccaatgaatgcaagtttgggGGATAcgtgaggaaaccggaatgcccaaagaaaacccacacaggcacggggacaacatacaaactccacacagtcggggccgggatttgaaccccggtcctcaaataTGTGAGGCCGGCGCTCAGTCTAACCAAATGCTGCCACAGTACCACCCAAATTAAAATTACagaaataatatacagtatacacaaatAAGTGACCCAAAAAATATTCTTACATTAGTATATATGATACAAGtactacacattttaaaaaaatgcaaatcataCAAAATATCGAAAATGAAACGactcaaataaaatgtatccaatatTACTTGAATGAATGTAAACCCTCTTGTCAAGGTCAAGGGGCGTGGTTGTTGactttgaaacaaaaatcaGGCTGTCTTGTAATTTTGGCTTTCAAGGTCACACACACGCGAACTCCAAGGACGCATGTTGTGTTGTCTTGTGTGTTCGTGTACCATTTGTGTTGCGCTTGACTGGATCAACAATGGCGGCTTTGTGGCCACTTATTATCTCTTGTGATGATATCAAATCAATCCAACATCAACTTTTACACCTTCTCAACTTTATCTCTTGGTTAGGTTATTCCATTTTATCCACTTGTCTGCTTTCCAAAGCGTTATCGTTACATCATTACAACGTACTCTGCAACTTTTGACTGTGACAGTGGTGTTCCATTTGTTCCATGAGCACGATCATAAATCAAATCACTTTCtctattgaattgaattgaagcacCATTTATCCATTTcggtcagtgaaaaaaaaaacaacaacatttttccttctatagagcttgtgcacgtgacgtcaccattttcacggcgccatatggctggtcaaaaagagctgctcgacagtgagggggacattgaaccggagcagaatattcacattGCCCAAGACCCATTGCGCTATTGGTTGTTAcaatagatgagacagatattccaagagatcattctatagaacaCCAGCTGAAATGACCAGAAaaaatcaatggatttcggcaattaaacatgatggatgatgcccgaccaaatacacacgactgtgtagaaatcacttaatttcaggttggaattattcttcttaatctcaaattccccagaagtatttactgtatgatgccaagttggctcatttgagaacaatgcgtttaaaaaaacaacaacaaaaaaaacgacagggagtcgtctccgaCATATACTGAAGCgggttgcagccacacgttaaacttcagtaaacctctccccggcAGACtttgtgttttatatatatacgcattgttctc
Proteins encoded in this window:
- the LOC133499837 gene encoding natterin-3-like, translated to MKTLLLLCVLMGGACAGVLDVVRRGAQSRRVPLLNPQLEDVVPDRAPALAPPTAPAAPADLQQREPLPSDHLFNDNVNLEWRQWNASLPDGAVAIYNGYTERTDYVCMYKCQAGFYNPALGPYCRYPYGDAEYYAHEFHILVNKDNFEFLEWKEGSYGSVPSHSVRTCLGGGIYVGRNKYGLGKVVPQFEAFFLPWEGDEYWYKWYQVLTINRDAYTQHISHVQYALDQVAIFQYPPETMRISGVTNNECQAVTKTVTISKTTEKETTWNIGRATMLGITGSITAKIPLIGSGGLELSGEKTLQFSRGTTLVEALSHSVSVELTVPPNHSCRVRMEGRKVKADVPYTARLSRTYRNGETQWTSVSGTYDGVQIGEVRAVVDRCQPVQDAQPCPSP